CTTCTGCGTCTTTTAACCATGGAAGCTGCTCCCTTTCAACAACTTCGTCAGTAGATGTCCCGGTTATAAAGTCGTGATGATTGGAAAGAGAAGCTATCCACCAAACCTTCTTCAACTTCTCCCAATCGGATCCATTATAGTTTTTTGAATAAATGAGCATCTTTTCAAAAAGAAGCGCTTTTTCCACAAGAGAATGGGTAAGTTTTTTAACCTCTGGTCTTGATACGTAAAAACCGGTCCAGTAAGGATTTGGATCCACTTCAAGGACAGGTAATTTATCCTCATGAAACCCAACAAGGGTAAGATAATCATCAAGGCCTGCAACTACGGTCCATATTCCCGTCTTTGAATAATACTCTCTATTGTAGCGCTCAAGTAGCTCTACAAGATCGGAAATTGGCTCTACAAAATCGAATCCTATTGGGCATAGCATGTATGGCGTTTTGCTGAAAGGTTCTAAGATCCTAACATACTGGTGAACTTTGCGGGCAATGTAACATCTTGCCTTTAAAGGAATTGCAAATCTTGCAAGATATACCCTGCTTATTCCTATGTATGAGAGCATGTCGCCCATGCCATAGGTAAAAGCATTCCAGTGAGCAAGAACTTTTCCTCCATTTTTGTCTTTCCAGATAAAATCAAGAGTCTTTTCCTTTTTTAGCAAAATTTCTGCCGTTGAACCTTCTCTTGGAAAATTTTTCCTGCTTTCAAGATCACAACCTGGAAAGTACATTCCATCCACACGAGTTATAGCCGTCTTTTCAAACCCTGCAGCGTTTAAAAGGGATGGAAGAAAAGGTGATGCTCCAAAGCTATCGGGGAAATATGCAACCTTAGGTTTTTGAGTCATTTTGTTCTCTTCAAGCCAAAGCTGCCCAATTAAAAAATCTCTTAAAATAGACTCTACTTTTGGAAGAATGGTATCTGCCGAAGTTGGTGCGCTGCTCATAAGGCGAAGCCTTCCCTCGTTAACAAACCTTTTTACAACTTCTCTCTTTTCCGGATTTTTATCCAAATACATCTTCAAAAAGAAAATGTTTTCAAGTGAGTAAATCCTTCTTGGATTTTTTTCTAGTTCCTTAAGTGCAAGATCAAGGTTTTTCTGGACAAATCTTTCAAAATACTCCTCTGATGTGTAGAGCCAGTTTGGATCCCAGTGGCTAGATTCGGTAAAAATAAGCACCCTCTCTGCGTCATTTGGAATTCCAAGGTGCTTCCTTACTTCAAGTTCTTGTGTCATATTTCACCTCTACGATTTTTTCAAAAGATTTTTTATACTTGGCTTTTTCTTTTTACTTCTAACTCCTGGAAGAAGTTCAACAAACGCATAACCAACGTGTTTTCCATATAAATCAATTACCTTTGCCATAAGCTCAAAATACGCTATATTAACTTGACCATCCATCATGGGAACTACTTTGTAAAATTCTTTCTTTACACCTGGAAGCATAACATCCCACCCAAATGAAAAAACATATCCATCCACCTCTACAAGTTCCTTCTCTTTAACCGTAAAATCGCAAATCCTCTTGCTCTTTCCATATTTGTCAACGTATGTTCCATCCTGATACGGATGTTGTGGAAAGGAAAAAAGCATAACTTCTTCATCATCAAAAAATCGAAGAGAAAACCACTCCCAGTGCGTTGCAGGATCAACAATGTTAAAAGGTCCCCATTGCCTGTCAAACCATGATTTTCCAAGAACATCAAATTTTCTTTTTTCTTCTTCAGACTTTATAATAATCCTTCCTTCTGTTGGCATATTCGTAAAAGAGTAATAAACAGTTCTTTGCTTTGAATCTTTTGGAACGCCCATTATCAAAACTCCATTATCTCCATGCCACACTCCGCCTTTCCCATAGCCAAGTTTAAGCTCAAAAGAGAATTCATCAGTATTCACCCAAAGATTCATTCCATCCTTTGATCTCTTTAAAACGGCATAAGGCAAAACATCTATGGTCCTCTCGTCTTTAAATACTTTTCTTTCAAAAAACAATGCCTTTTGTTTAAAATAGTGCTTCTTTCGTGAAATATCTGTGAGAGCAAGCTGGAGCACTTTCAGAGTAATACCATACACTCTGGCCCTAAGAAACGTGTATTGATACGAAAAGATTCTTTCTGAACTTTCTTTATCCATAAGATATCCTGTGATATACCACCATCCAGAAACCCCCTTATGAGGAAACCATTCTTCTTCAAAGTTTTTGTGATCTTCCTCTTTATATGGTATTAACAAACGCTTTCTCATACTTACCATCTCCCATGAAAGTTTATATTCTAAAAAACGTTCGGTAAACACTATATGAATTAGATAAATATCCGATAACTTTTTATTTTAATTATACACTTATTCACAACTAATACAAAAACATTTGCAGCATTGTTTAAAATGATTCTATTTTAATTATTTTTTTAATTAAAAAAATGTTATAATAGATTAGCTAACTTTTTATGAAAGAAGGTGCTATCATGGCAAAAGTAACAAGGGAAATGGTGGAAAGGGCAGGAGTTGATGTGGACCAATTACTTGAGCTTCTTGTAAAAAACGCGGCAGCAGAGCTTACAACTTACTATTATTAC
This DNA window, taken from Thermosipho affectus, encodes the following:
- a CDS encoding glycoside hydrolase family 38 N-terminal domain-containing protein, with translation MTQELEVRKHLGIPNDAERVLIFTESSHWDPNWLYTSEEYFERFVQKNLDLALKELEKNPRRIYSLENIFFLKMYLDKNPEKREVVKRFVNEGRLRLMSSAPTSADTILPKVESILRDFLIGQLWLEENKMTQKPKVAYFPDSFGASPFLPSLLNAAGFEKTAITRVDGMYFPGCDLESRKNFPREGSTAEILLKKEKTLDFIWKDKNGGKVLAHWNAFTYGMGDMLSYIGISRVYLARFAIPLKARCYIARKVHQYVRILEPFSKTPYMLCPIGFDFVEPISDLVELLERYNREYYSKTGIWTVVAGLDDYLTLVGFHEDKLPVLEVDPNPYWTGFYVSRPEVKKLTHSLVEKALLFEKMLIYSKNYNGSDWEKLKKVWWIASLSNHHDFITGTSTDEVVEREQLPWLKDAEGELEEVFAKVNEHTPKKEKNFRFFPKFSENNQKIFIRTACYEIEINKRTSLITRLCFKDKENLLNLPSNDSVLYRDSGGLWRMGYEFKGGIWKEFKKPVKVYETKVIEHNNALEIVSVISILGNVFKKRLWIENEDPIIYFRVEGRLKKGYTLSVRFNFKASFHGIYMHAPGGVIHRPCKKIYAPTFWPLNEFAFFKAKSYHLVIFKPFPGAISCKENGRIEISLMRSAQREKAFGIIGLPANPVSLKKHKHEVVDYGVMLVGKKDNVEEKVIKSLKELSFPWEDGYKELKREFDFLIRVFPNKVLTVSVKRASKGNGIIARFYAPFGVNEVLKIIPNFDFKEAYLCNARERDIEKLKVSDGVVYLKMNGAVATVRFVDGF
- a CDS encoding lipocalin-like domain-containing protein — its product is MRKRLLIPYKEEDHKNFEEEWFPHKGVSGWWYITGYLMDKESSERIFSYQYTFLRARVYGITLKVLQLALTDISRKKHYFKQKALFFERKVFKDERTIDVLPYAVLKRSKDGMNLWVNTDEFSFELKLGYGKGGVWHGDNGVLIMGVPKDSKQRTVYYSFTNMPTEGRIIIKSEEEKRKFDVLGKSWFDRQWGPFNIVDPATHWEWFSLRFFDDEEVMLFSFPQHPYQDGTYVDKYGKSKRICDFTVKEKELVEVDGYVFSFGWDVMLPGVKKEFYKVVPMMDGQVNIAYFELMAKVIDLYGKHVGYAFVELLPGVRSKKKKPSIKNLLKKS